In the Variovorax sp. S12S4 genome, one interval contains:
- a CDS encoding MerR family transcriptional regulator, producing the protein MSAQTFTISQLAKEFDLTTRAIRFYEDMGLLTPERAGMQRVYSARDRARLTLTLRAKRLGLSLTEAKEILDMYDSPRDTVAQLQKFLGVLGAHRAQLEEQLAELQANLAEVREHEKKGRAALAKAQRSAKAA; encoded by the coding sequence ATGTCCGCGCAAACCTTCACCATCAGCCAGCTCGCGAAGGAGTTCGACCTGACGACGCGCGCCATTCGCTTCTATGAAGACATGGGGCTGCTGACGCCGGAGCGGGCCGGCATGCAGCGCGTCTACAGCGCGCGCGACCGGGCGCGGCTCACGCTCACGCTGCGCGCCAAGCGGCTGGGCCTGAGCCTGACGGAGGCCAAGGAAATCCTCGACATGTACGACAGCCCGCGCGACACCGTGGCGCAGCTGCAGAAGTTTCTCGGCGTGCTGGGCGCGCACCGCGCCCAGCTGGAAGAGCAGCTTGCCGAACTGCAGGCCAACCTGGCCGAAGTGCGCGAGCATGAGAAAAAAGGCCGCGCAGCACTGGCCAAGGCCCAGCGGTCGGCCAAGGCAGCCTGA